A genomic region of Dunckerocampus dactyliophorus isolate RoL2022-P2 chromosome 10, RoL_Ddac_1.1, whole genome shotgun sequence contains the following coding sequences:
- the lsm4 gene encoding U6 snRNA-associated Sm-like protein LSm4 yields MLPLSLLKTAQNHPMLVELKNGETYNGHLVSCDNWMNINLREVICTSRDGDKFWRMPECYIRGSTIKYLRIPDEIIDMVKEEVVSKGRGRGGAQQNKQQGKGRGGAGRGVFGGRGRGMSGAGRGQQQQDKKPGKPQGMKNQH; encoded by the exons ATG CTTCCTTTGTCTCTGCTGAAGACTGCCCAGAACCATCCAATG CTGGTGGAGCTGAAGAATGGAGAGACGTATAACGGTCACCTGGTCAGCTGTGACAACTGGATGAACATCAACTTGAGAGAAGTCATTTGTACCTCTCGG GATGGTGACAAGTTCTGGAGGATGCCCGAGTGCTACATCCGAGGAAGCACCATCAAGTATCTGCGAATCCCAGACGAGATCATCGACATGGTGAAGGAGGAGGTGGTGTCGAAGGGGCGAGGAAGGGGAGGCGCCCAGCAGAACAAACAGCAGGgcaaaggaagaggaggagcaggcCGAG GTGTGTTTGGGGGTCGAGGTCGAGGAATGAGTGGTGCTGGACGaggtcagcagcagcaggataAGAAACCGGGAAAACCACAGGGGATGAAGAACCAGCACTAA